The Candidatus Thiodiazotropha endoloripes genome has a window encoding:
- a CDS encoding branched-chain amino acid transaminase, translating into MSTMADRDGVIWLDGKMVPWREAKTHVLTHTLHYGMGVFEGVRAYHAEKGTAIFRLQEHTDRLFRSGHILNMTIPFDRETINEAQRAVVRENNLDSAYIRPMCFYGSEGMGLRADNLKVHCMVAAWEWGAYLGAENMEKGIRIRVSSFTRHHVNITMCRAKANGNYMNSMMALQEALHDGYDEALLLDAEGYVMEGSGENIFIVRDGVIYTPDLTSALDGITRKTVIELAEELNYKVVEKRITRDEVYIADEAFFTGTAAEVTPIREVDNRAIGAGGRGPITGELQKRYFDLVHGRLASHPEWLDYV; encoded by the coding sequence ATGTCGACAATGGCTGACCGTGACGGTGTCATCTGGCTGGATGGCAAAATGGTTCCCTGGCGTGAGGCGAAAACCCATGTACTGACCCACACCCTGCACTACGGGATGGGGGTGTTTGAAGGGGTGCGCGCCTACCATGCGGAAAAGGGCACTGCGATTTTCCGTCTGCAGGAGCATACCGACCGACTGTTCCGTTCAGGTCATATCCTGAATATGACGATTCCCTTTGATCGGGAGACAATCAATGAGGCTCAGCGTGCGGTGGTGCGGGAGAACAATCTCGACTCGGCCTATATCCGGCCGATGTGCTTTTATGGCTCTGAGGGCATGGGACTGCGGGCGGACAATCTGAAAGTCCACTGCATGGTTGCCGCCTGGGAGTGGGGCGCTTATCTGGGTGCAGAAAACATGGAGAAGGGTATCCGCATCCGGGTCTCCTCGTTTACCCGCCACCATGTGAATATCACCATGTGCCGGGCAAAGGCCAATGGTAACTACATGAATTCCATGATGGCCCTGCAGGAAGCGCTGCATGACGGCTATGACGAGGCCTTGCTGCTCGACGCAGAAGGCTATGTCATGGAGGGATCGGGAGAGAACATCTTCATCGTCCGTGATGGGGTGATCTATACCCCGGATCTGACTTCGGCGCTGGACGGGATAACCCGCAAGACGGTGATCGAGCTGGCCGAAGAGCTGAATTACAAAGTGGTTGAAAAGCGCATTACCCGGGATGAGGTCTATATCGCTGACGAGGCCTTTTTCACCGGTACCGCAGCGGAAGTGACGCCGATCCGTGAGGTCGACAACCGGGCCATCGGTGCCGGTGGCCGGGGACCGATTACCGGGGAGCTGCAAAAGCGCTATTTCGACCTGGTACATGGTCGGTTGGCATCCCATCCGGAATGGCTCGACTATGTCTGA
- the glnE gene encoding bifunctional [glutamate--ammonia ligase]-adenylyl-L-tyrosine phosphorylase/[glutamate--ammonia-ligase] adenylyltransferase has translation MELDQEHEKQWHQWCEKLADAELSPPQDRAFITQLKAVWEGSDFVVQVANRFPELLPELHQQGLLGGRYEAGEMASRLADRLTGISDEQALGKQLRQFRRLQMVRIIWRDLTGLADLAETLEDLSALADASIELALQQLYDWCCNEMGVPRNEQGEAQPLVVLGMGKLGARELNLSSDIDLIFAYPQSGQTDGARRLTNEQFFIRLCQKLVQALDNHTADGFVFRVDTRLRPFGTVGPLAMSFSAMESYYGSQAREWERYAMIKARVVAGDTDAGDELMGMLRPFVYRRYLDFSAIESLREMKQLISSELHKKGMAANIKLGPGGIREIEFIGQAFQLIRGGRDKDLQTRPILPVLKLLKERALLPEYTVRELTEAYKFLRLVENRIQAWQDKQTHLLPSDELLRLRLARSMGFDDWPGFSEVLEQHRKRVQGHFDMVFAAPQAEADQQSQPFVALWNDLLDDEQAESVLHQYGFRAPDQALHLLNHLRNSHACRQLSSKGRERLDQLMPLLLQAVGQSESADAALPRVLNLLEAVARRTAYIALLIENPMVLSQLVKLAGISPWVASMLTRHPILMDELLDPRRLYSPLKREALTEELGDQLSRIDADDLESQMERLRQFAQSNRLRVAAADIADQIPLMVVSDYLTWIAESIIDQVIQLSYQEMVRRHGHPPGIEPGESGFAVVGYGKLGGIELGFGSDLDMVFLHGCADRNAYTNGRKPVSVDVFYARMAQRIIHIMTTRTPSGILYEVDMRLRPNGNSGMMVASLETFETYQKNSAWTWEHQALVRARVVAGDARLAERFDEIRRGIIGAERDGEKLRGEVVEMREKMRSALDKSSQELFDLKQGRGGIVDIEFMVQYTVLRWAHHHPELLVWTDNIRLLETLSTLGLLDNHAADRMMGIYKVLRAVYHRSALQDQPALVESEKLAEERALVQDLWSCLMHNDELNERSFHDVDNG, from the coding sequence GTGGAGCTAGATCAAGAGCACGAAAAACAGTGGCATCAGTGGTGTGAAAAGCTGGCGGATGCCGAACTGAGTCCTCCGCAAGACAGGGCCTTTATCACTCAGTTGAAGGCGGTCTGGGAGGGTAGTGATTTTGTCGTCCAGGTCGCCAACCGTTTTCCGGAACTGTTGCCGGAACTACATCAGCAGGGGCTGCTGGGGGGGCGATATGAGGCCGGTGAGATGGCTTCCCGTCTGGCTGATCGCCTCACCGGAATCAGTGATGAACAAGCGCTGGGTAAACAGCTTCGCCAATTCCGCCGTCTGCAGATGGTGCGCATCATCTGGCGTGACCTGACCGGACTGGCCGATCTCGCTGAAACCCTGGAGGATCTCTCCGCCCTGGCGGATGCCTCGATTGAACTGGCCCTGCAGCAACTCTACGACTGGTGTTGCAACGAGATGGGTGTGCCGAGAAACGAACAGGGGGAGGCTCAGCCCCTGGTGGTGTTGGGTATGGGTAAGCTGGGTGCCCGGGAACTCAACCTCTCCTCCGATATCGATCTGATCTTCGCCTATCCCCAGTCAGGCCAGACCGATGGTGCACGACGTCTGACCAATGAACAGTTTTTCATCCGTCTCTGCCAGAAGCTTGTTCAGGCACTGGACAACCATACCGCCGACGGCTTCGTATTCCGGGTGGATACTCGTTTGCGGCCGTTTGGTACGGTTGGACCGCTGGCGATGAGCTTTTCCGCCATGGAGAGCTACTACGGTTCCCAGGCCCGTGAATGGGAGCGCTACGCCATGATCAAGGCGAGGGTCGTGGCCGGTGATACGGATGCCGGCGATGAGCTGATGGGGATGCTCAGACCCTTCGTCTATCGCCGCTATCTGGACTTTAGCGCGATCGAGTCCTTGCGCGAGATGAAACAGCTGATCAGCAGTGAGCTGCACAAGAAAGGCATGGCGGCCAACATCAAGCTTGGACCTGGTGGAATCCGTGAGATCGAGTTCATTGGACAGGCCTTTCAATTGATCCGGGGCGGACGGGACAAGGACCTGCAGACCCGCCCCATACTCCCGGTACTGAAGCTGCTAAAGGAGCGAGCGCTGCTGCCGGAGTATACGGTGCGGGAATTGACCGAGGCCTACAAGTTTCTGCGCCTGGTGGAAAACCGAATTCAGGCCTGGCAGGACAAGCAGACCCATCTGCTGCCGTCGGATGAGCTGCTGAGACTGCGTCTGGCTCGCTCCATGGGATTTGACGACTGGCCGGGTTTCTCAGAGGTGCTGGAACAGCATCGCAAACGGGTGCAGGGCCATTTCGATATGGTTTTCGCCGCCCCGCAGGCAGAAGCGGATCAACAGAGCCAGCCATTTGTCGCGCTGTGGAATGATCTACTGGATGATGAGCAGGCTGAATCGGTACTTCACCAGTACGGATTCAGGGCACCGGATCAGGCACTGCACCTGTTGAACCATCTCCGCAACAGCCATGCCTGCCGTCAGTTGAGCAGCAAAGGCCGGGAGCGTCTCGATCAGTTGATGCCCCTGCTGCTGCAGGCGGTCGGTCAGTCGGAGAGTGCTGACGCCGCCCTGCCCAGGGTGCTCAATCTGTTGGAGGCGGTGGCCCGCCGAACCGCCTATATCGCCCTGTTGATTGAGAATCCCATGGTCCTCTCCCAGCTGGTCAAGCTGGCCGGTATCAGTCCCTGGGTGGCGAGCATGCTGACCCGTCATCCGATCCTGATGGATGAGTTGCTCGATCCGCGCCGGCTCTATTCACCCCTCAAGCGGGAAGCGCTCACAGAGGAGCTGGGCGATCAGTTGTCCCGTATCGATGCGGATGACCTGGAGAGCCAGATGGAGCGGTTACGCCAGTTTGCCCAGAGTAATCGCTTAAGAGTGGCGGCGGCGGATATCGCCGATCAGATTCCATTGATGGTGGTCAGTGACTACCTCACCTGGATCGCTGAAAGCATCATCGATCAGGTGATTCAGCTGAGTTACCAGGAGATGGTGCGGCGACATGGCCATCCGCCGGGAATCGAGCCGGGAGAGAGCGGCTTTGCGGTGGTCGGTTACGGCAAGCTGGGCGGTATCGAATTGGGCTTCGGCTCTGACCTGGATATGGTGTTCCTGCATGGCTGCGCCGATCGGAATGCCTATACCAATGGCAGGAAACCGGTCTCAGTGGACGTTTTCTATGCCCGCATGGCGCAACGAATTATCCATATCATGACCACCCGAACCCCATCGGGGATACTCTATGAAGTGGATATGCGTCTGCGGCCGAATGGCAATTCGGGCATGATGGTGGCCTCCCTGGAGACCTTTGAGACCTACCAGAAGAACAGCGCCTGGACCTGGGAGCATCAGGCCCTGGTGCGGGCCAGGGTTGTGGCCGGGGATGCCAGACTGGCCGAACGCTTCGATGAGATAAGGCGTGGCATCATCGGTGCCGAGCGGGATGGAGAGAAGCTGCGTGGTGAAGTTGTCGAGATGCGGGAGAAGATGCGCTCCGCCCTGGATAAAAGCAGCCAGGAGCTGTTTGACCTGAAGCAGGGCCGGGGCGGTATCGTCGATATAGAATTTATGGTTCAATACACGGTCCTTCGGTGGGCGCATCACCACCCAGAACTCTTGGTCTGGACGGATAACATTCGCCTGCTGGAGACGCTTTCCACACTGGGATTGCTCGATAATCATGCCGCGGATCGCATGATGGGGATCTACAAGGTGCTGCGGGCGGTCTACCATCGCAGTGCGCTTCAGGATCAGCCGGCGCTGGTGGAGAGTGAGAAGCTTGCCGAAGAGCGGGCACTGGTGCAGGATCTCTGGTCCTGTCTGATGCACAATGATGAGTTGAACGAGAGAAGTTTTCATGATGTCGACAATGGCTGA
- a CDS encoding ABC transporter permease produces the protein MLFAVIKKELLLVSRDIHALLVLFLLPIVFILIMSLALQDRMSGESKDRPAVGLWMAADNRLNGELSQHFQQLEGVRVENFESPAELTRALQQGEIIGGVMLPARFEKIIQSPVTEHSEKLRVLYAATLPGSMRRSILGAVRQALGAYQVNQLFKHDDLSESERQQRVDHLLGRSLVVTETYGTEKESQPNSVQQSVPAWLIFAMFFVVLPISTTLLTERQQGTLHRLQTLPVPRSYLLIGKLIPYLGINLIQAALMLLIGIHLVPLLTGEGLQLNGQSWLLLPLIVATSLSAISFALLIATQAKTTEQATTLGGISNLILAAIGGIMVPTFVMPELMQQIAALSPMNWALEGFFSILLRQGGWAMAGPEILKLLAFSGCLFLLSLHSYKGLTEIK, from the coding sequence ATGCTGTTTGCGGTGATCAAAAAAGAGCTGTTACTGGTATCCCGTGATATCCATGCCCTGCTGGTGCTGTTCCTGCTGCCGATCGTATTCATTCTGATCATGTCCCTGGCACTGCAGGACCGGATGAGTGGCGAATCCAAGGACCGCCCCGCAGTGGGCCTGTGGATGGCAGCCGACAACCGCCTCAACGGTGAGCTGAGCCAACACTTCCAACAACTTGAAGGGGTTCGGGTTGAAAACTTCGAAAGCCCGGCCGAGTTGACCCGTGCCCTGCAACAGGGAGAGATCATCGGCGGCGTCATGCTACCCGCCCGTTTCGAGAAGATCATCCAATCCCCAGTGACCGAGCACAGCGAAAAGCTGCGGGTCCTCTATGCCGCCACTCTCCCCGGTTCAATGCGTCGATCGATCCTGGGTGCGGTGCGGCAGGCCCTCGGCGCCTATCAGGTCAATCAGCTGTTCAAACATGACGACCTCAGTGAATCAGAACGCCAGCAGCGGGTCGACCATCTGCTGGGTAGATCCCTGGTGGTCACAGAGACCTATGGCACCGAGAAGGAATCCCAGCCCAATTCAGTTCAGCAGAGTGTTCCCGCGTGGCTGATATTTGCCATGTTTTTTGTGGTGCTGCCGATCTCGACAACCCTGTTGACGGAACGGCAGCAAGGCACCCTGCATCGCCTGCAGACCCTGCCGGTACCCCGCAGCTACCTGCTGATCGGCAAGCTGATACCCTATCTGGGGATCAACCTGATTCAGGCGGCACTGATGCTGCTGATCGGCATCCATCTGGTGCCGCTGCTGACCGGTGAGGGACTGCAACTCAACGGGCAGAGTTGGTTGCTGCTGCCGCTGATCGTCGCCACCAGCCTGTCGGCGATCAGTTTCGCCCTGCTGATCGCCACCCAGGCCAAGACCACTGAGCAAGCCACCACCCTGGGCGGAATCAGTAACCTTATTCTGGCCGCCATTGGTGGTATCATGGTGCCGACTTTTGTAATGCCTGAACTGATGCAGCAGATCGCCGCCCTGTCACCCATGAACTGGGCGCTGGAAGGCTTCTTCTCCATCCTGTTGAGACAAGGTGGATGGGCCATGGCCGGGCCCGAGATTCTCAAGTTGCTGGCATTCTCCGGCTGTTTGTTTTTACTTTCACTCCATTCATATAAAGGCCTGACGGAAATCAAATAA
- a CDS encoding ABC transporter ATP-binding protein — protein MIKLQQIDYHYPHHPPLFEGVNLAIAKGALFGLLGPNGAGKTTLISLMTGQLQPTAGEIEIDGESYPAQRTSILQKLAHIPQEYAFYPQLSVLENLQFFASLYPKQSHDRAGLIEQTLELTGLTERREKLAKHFSGGLKRRLNLAIGLLNKPQLIFLDEPTVGIDPQSRHFILQSIRELNKAGSTIVYTSHYMEEIEQLCDQVAIMDHGRILVHGPLHQILKRDPQLIVELGPISDHNRYTQLGNALQAKGFNLSELTISGHPKDQTEISELLQILASLNLSVINLSYGKHTLEKLFFELTQTHLRD, from the coding sequence ATGATCAAACTGCAGCAAATAGACTATCACTACCCACACCACCCCCCGCTCTTCGAGGGGGTGAACCTGGCGATTGCCAAGGGTGCTCTATTTGGCTTGCTGGGTCCCAACGGCGCAGGCAAAACCACCCTGATCTCATTGATGACCGGACAACTGCAACCTACCGCCGGCGAGATCGAGATCGATGGGGAGAGCTACCCTGCGCAACGAACATCGATCCTGCAGAAGCTGGCTCACATACCCCAGGAATATGCCTTCTATCCTCAGTTGAGTGTGCTTGAGAATCTGCAGTTCTTCGCCAGTCTCTATCCGAAACAGTCTCACGACCGGGCCGGGCTGATCGAGCAGACCCTGGAGCTGACCGGATTGACAGAGCGGAGGGAAAAGCTGGCGAAACACTTCTCCGGTGGTTTGAAACGGCGCCTCAACCTGGCGATCGGCCTGCTCAACAAACCGCAGCTGATCTTTCTCGATGAACCCACCGTGGGGATCGATCCTCAGTCCCGCCATTTCATTCTGCAATCGATCCGGGAACTGAACAAGGCAGGCAGCACCATCGTCTATACCAGCCACTACATGGAAGAGATCGAACAGCTCTGCGACCAGGTGGCGATCATGGATCATGGCAGGATCCTGGTGCACGGCCCGTTACACCAGATCCTCAAGCGGGACCCTCAACTGATCGTTGAGCTGGGGCCGATAAGCGACCATAACCGATACACCCAGCTGGGCAATGCCCTGCAGGCAAAGGGCTTCAATCTCTCTGAACTGACGATCAGCGGTCATCCAAAAGATCAGACAGAGATCAGCGAACTGCTGCAAATCCTGGCTTCACTCAACCTGTCTGTGATCAACCTTTCCTACGGAAAACATACCCTGGAAAAGCTGTTTTTCGAGCTGACCCAAACCCACTTGAGAGATTGA
- a CDS encoding phosphopantetheine-binding protein, with protein sequence MKGSTDTQFKLELKKMIVDECRLDDFDPQDIKDDEYLAGPEARFGLDSIDMLQVIVTIKNRYGVHIQNDAESREILATINNLADHLRPE encoded by the coding sequence ATGAAAGGTTCAACGGATACACAGTTCAAATTGGAACTCAAAAAGATGATCGTTGACGAATGCCGGTTAGATGATTTCGATCCTCAGGATATCAAGGATGACGAATATCTGGCCGGGCCGGAGGCTCGCTTTGGACTCGATTCAATCGATATGCTTCAAGTCATAGTCACAATCAAAAACCGTTACGGCGTACACATCCAGAATGACGCCGAATCAAGAGAGATTCTAGCCACCATCAACAACCTGGCGGACCATTTGCGTCCAGAGTAA
- a CDS encoding EAL domain-containing protein codes for MDKPPLRLLLAEDSEDDALLLLHHLKKDQWTIEHHVRVDSPETLARALTDPSWDLVITDHNMPSFDSEEVLKMVNDANGDIPVIIVSGSIGEELAVSMMKCGAADYIMKSNLTRLGAAIERELQEAKSREARRLAEDRLLHMAFHDSLTNLKNRHELEQALQKALEEARDANQSHAFMYLDLDQFKVVNDTCGHMAGDELLRQISAVLKKRVRESDLLARLGGDEFGVLLLNCPLDRAEQLANILREAVEAFRFIWEGRPFNTSVSIGLVDITPVTKSGIEVLSSADMACFAAKSRGRNRVHIYTAEDDELALRRDEMQWVSRINSALSENRFLLYQQPIVPLVEVDGPSHTEVLLRMQGSDGEIISPGAFIPAAERYDLMQRLDRWVVNSIFTYLGEHRQDRDQGQLFFINLSGTSLSDPGFFEFIQERMNSLKVQPQTICFEVTETAAINNLEITECFIQEIREMGCFFALDDFGAGLSSFSYLKSLSVDFLKVDGSFVKQVEEDEMSRAIVDAINTIGHVAGLKTIAEFVERQQTREMLQSMGVDFAQGYGIQRPQPLIDSHSAC; via the coding sequence ATGGACAAGCCGCCACTACGTCTGTTGTTGGCAGAGGACTCAGAAGATGATGCTCTGTTACTGCTGCACCATCTGAAGAAAGATCAGTGGACGATCGAGCATCATGTTCGTGTGGACAGCCCGGAAACCCTGGCCAGAGCATTGACTGATCCGTCCTGGGATCTGGTCATTACCGATCATAATATGCCCTCCTTCGACTCGGAAGAGGTGCTGAAGATGGTGAACGACGCGAATGGCGACATTCCGGTGATCATCGTCTCGGGAAGTATTGGAGAAGAGCTGGCGGTATCGATGATGAAGTGCGGTGCGGCCGACTACATCATGAAGAGCAATCTGACCCGCCTGGGCGCCGCCATCGAACGGGAGCTGCAAGAGGCCAAATCCCGTGAGGCCAGGCGTCTGGCGGAAGACCGATTGCTGCACATGGCCTTTCACGACTCTCTGACCAACCTCAAAAACAGACATGAACTGGAGCAGGCACTGCAAAAGGCCCTGGAAGAGGCGCGTGATGCGAATCAGTCCCACGCCTTCATGTATCTGGACCTGGATCAGTTCAAGGTGGTGAATGATACCTGTGGGCACATGGCCGGTGATGAACTGTTGCGTCAAATCTCTGCGGTATTGAAGAAACGGGTGCGGGAGAGCGATCTGCTGGCCAGGCTTGGAGGAGATGAGTTTGGTGTGCTGCTGCTCAACTGCCCCTTGGATCGGGCGGAGCAGTTGGCCAATATTCTGCGTGAAGCTGTGGAAGCCTTTCGGTTTATCTGGGAGGGGAGACCGTTCAATACCAGTGTGAGCATCGGCCTGGTCGACATTACACCGGTTACCAAGAGTGGTATCGAAGTTCTAAGCAGTGCGGATATGGCCTGTTTTGCGGCAAAGAGCCGTGGCCGTAACCGGGTACATATCTACACCGCGGAAGATGATGAGCTGGCCCTGCGGCGGGATGAGATGCAGTGGGTCAGTCGAATCAACAGTGCGCTGAGCGAGAATCGTTTTCTGCTCTACCAGCAGCCGATTGTCCCTTTGGTAGAGGTGGATGGGCCGAGCCATACCGAGGTGCTGCTGCGTATGCAGGGTTCGGATGGAGAGATTATTTCACCTGGTGCTTTCATACCAGCCGCAGAACGATACGATCTGATGCAGCGGTTGGACCGCTGGGTGGTCAACTCCATCTTCACCTATCTGGGAGAGCACAGGCAGGATCGGGATCAGGGGCAGTTGTTCTTTATCAACCTGTCAGGGACTTCGTTGAGTGATCCCGGCTTTTTCGAATTCATTCAGGAGCGGATGAACAGCCTCAAGGTGCAGCCCCAGACGATCTGTTTCGAGGTGACTGAGACCGCCGCCATCAACAATCTTGAGATCACAGAGTGCTTTATCCAGGAGATCCGCGAGATGGGGTGTTTCTTTGCGCTGGATGACTTTGGCGCCGGCCTCAGCTCCTTCTCCTATCTGAAATCCCTGTCGGTGGATTTTCTCAAGGTGGATGGATCATTCGTCAAGCAGGTGGAAGAGGATGAGATGAGTCGGGCGATTGTCGATGCGATCAACACCATCGGTCATGTGGCCGGCCTGAAGACCATTGCCGAATTCGTCGAACGGCAGCAGACCCGGGAGATGCTGCAGTCGATGGGGGTCGACTTCGCTCAGGGCTACGGGATCCAGAGACCGCAACCGCTTATCGATTCGCATAGCGCCTGTTAA
- a CDS encoding TonB-dependent receptor plug domain-containing protein gives MTHSAIPLTHRRKTVSFFALIPLLFSVAAMATPPVITDQQMSEAESLFSGPGEEDYYRTDAELVTATGSAKPVFLAPSVTSVVSKQAIREMGARSLYEVLETVAGLHVAPSSNFGPLITNINIRGITTALNPQVLVLFNGTPVKDLWNGNLGHRFEMPVEMISRIEVVRGPGSAIHGADAFAGTINIITKDGQEIGGVRVGYRQGSFDTRNGWLQYGGNHQGWDLVASIEALKQGTDDQRTIKQDLQTTLDESFGTQASQAPGAMNLDNRLLNFHFGLRKAEWTARLWGIRQRDAGVGVGAAPVLDAEGSHDKDLYNLDLLYQNQDLHPDWNLELRFNYNYADYVSRFNLFPPGASLPIGADGNLDFNNPVGVTHFSDGYIGHPAATNRIYRNSIIGIYDGLAHHLIRLSAGYDSLEYKAGARQNFGPGVLDGSPQEVDGTLTSVTGTPYNYSPNKKRDLWFISLQDEWALAKDWDLTLGARYDRYSDFGDTFNPRLALVWQTRYDLTTKLLYGRAFRPPSFSELYAQNNPVQLGNTELDPETIDTLEFALDWRPTADLRMASNLFVYEIQDLIEALPDEGGASNTNQNARDQRGHGIEFEIDWQVNTQLRLQSNGAWQHSEDSDSGKRLANSHGFQYYARANWQFLPNWSLDGQWFWIGEQKRAEGDNRDDINAYHLLNLTLRKKQLIDYVDLAFGIRNLLDDEIAEPASSTIINEYPLDSRAYWLALEVNYY, from the coding sequence ATGACGCACTCCGCTATTCCGTTAACTCATCGACGTAAAACAGTCTCCTTCTTCGCGCTCATCCCTCTGCTGTTTTCTGTTGCTGCCATGGCCACCCCCCCGGTGATCACCGATCAACAGATGAGTGAGGCTGAAAGCCTGTTCAGCGGACCGGGTGAAGAGGACTACTACCGGACCGATGCCGAGCTGGTAACGGCCACCGGCAGTGCCAAACCTGTGTTTCTTGCACCATCGGTGACGAGCGTCGTCAGCAAGCAGGCGATCCGGGAGATGGGGGCAAGGAGCCTGTACGAAGTATTGGAGACGGTAGCCGGACTCCATGTCGCCCCCTCAAGCAACTTCGGCCCACTGATTACCAACATCAACATTCGCGGGATCACCACCGCACTGAATCCGCAAGTGTTGGTATTGTTCAATGGCACACCGGTCAAGGATCTGTGGAACGGCAATCTCGGCCACCGCTTTGAGATGCCGGTGGAGATGATCTCCAGGATCGAGGTGGTCAGGGGACCAGGTTCCGCGATTCATGGCGCCGATGCCTTTGCCGGTACGATCAATATCATTACCAAGGATGGTCAGGAGATCGGTGGCGTGCGTGTCGGTTATCGCCAGGGATCATTCGATACCCGCAATGGCTGGCTGCAGTATGGTGGCAATCATCAGGGCTGGGATCTGGTTGCCAGCATCGAGGCGCTGAAACAGGGAACCGATGACCAGCGAACCATAAAACAGGATCTGCAAACCACTCTGGATGAGAGTTTCGGTACCCAGGCCTCCCAGGCCCCCGGCGCCATGAATCTGGACAACCGTCTGCTGAATTTCCATTTTGGCCTACGCAAGGCTGAGTGGACCGCCCGCCTCTGGGGTATCAGGCAACGGGATGCCGGAGTGGGTGTCGGCGCCGCCCCGGTACTGGATGCTGAAGGCTCACACGACAAGGATCTCTACAATCTCGATCTGCTCTACCAGAACCAGGATCTTCATCCGGACTGGAATCTGGAACTTCGCTTCAACTACAACTACGCCGATTATGTGAGCAGGTTCAACCTCTTTCCGCCAGGCGCTAGCCTACCCATCGGTGCTGACGGTAACCTGGACTTCAACAACCCGGTGGGGGTCACCCATTTCAGTGACGGCTACATCGGCCACCCGGCCGCCACCAACCGCATCTACCGTAACAGTATCATTGGCATCTATGATGGCTTGGCGCACCATCTTATTCGCCTCTCAGCAGGCTATGACAGCCTGGAGTACAAAGCCGGGGCAAGGCAGAACTTCGGCCCGGGGGTACTCGATGGAAGTCCACAGGAGGTGGATGGCACTCTGACCAGCGTCACCGGCACCCCCTATAACTACAGCCCGAACAAGAAACGGGATCTCTGGTTCATCTCGCTGCAGGACGAATGGGCTCTGGCCAAGGATTGGGATCTTACCCTCGGTGCCCGCTACGACCGCTACTCGGACTTTGGCGACACATTCAACCCCAGGCTGGCGCTGGTCTGGCAGACACGCTACGACCTGACCACCAAGCTACTCTATGGCCGGGCATTCCGCCCACCCTCATTCTCGGAACTCTATGCACAGAACAACCCGGTTCAACTGGGTAATACCGAGCTGGATCCGGAGACCATCGACACCCTGGAGTTTGCCTTGGACTGGCGCCCCACTGCGGACCTGAGAATGGCCAGCAACCTGTTTGTTTATGAGATACAGGACCTGATCGAGGCGCTACCCGATGAGGGTGGCGCCAGCAACACCAATCAGAACGCCAGGGACCAGCGGGGACATGGCATCGAATTCGAGATCGACTGGCAGGTGAACACGCAACTCAGGCTGCAGAGCAACGGCGCCTGGCAACACAGTGAAGATAGCGATAGCGGCAAGCGTCTGGCCAACTCCCATGGCTTTCAATACTACGCCCGGGCCAATTGGCAGTTTCTGCCGAACTGGTCACTCGACGGCCAGTGGTTCTGGATTGGAGAACAGAAGCGGGCTGAAGGGGACAATCGGGACGATATCAACGCCTATCATCTGCTCAACCTGACACTGCGTAAAAAACAGTTGATCGACTATGTGGATCTGGCATTCGGCATCCGGAATCTGCTGGACGACGAGATCGCTGAACCCGCCAGCTCAACCATCATCAACGAGTACCCATTGGACAGCCGGGCCTATTGGCTGGCGCTTGAGGTTAACTACTACTAG
- a CDS encoding zinc-finger domain-containing protein, protein MTQAETQSTQQEIHKVTRKDLPLCCPRPGETLAALHPRVYLPIEKTGSATCPYCGSRYQLTE, encoded by the coding sequence ATGACTCAGGCAGAAACACAATCCACCCAGCAGGAGATACACAAGGTCACCCGTAAGGACCTGCCCCTCTGCTGTCCTCGACCCGGCGAAACCCTGGCGGCACTCCACCCGCGGGTCTATCTGCCGATTGAAAAGACCGGCAGTGCCACCTGTCCCTATTGCGGCAGCCGGTATCAATTGACCGAATAA
- a CDS encoding response regulator, with translation MNENHILLVEDNPDDELLALRAFKKSKISHRVEVARDGSEAVNYLFRMDESQSLPKVVLLDLKLPKMSGLDVLKAIREYPRTQLLPVVVLTSSDEQRDMVESYRLGANSFIRKPVDFTQFTDLIRQLVAYWMTMNMTPGNC, from the coding sequence ATGAACGAAAATCATATTTTGCTGGTTGAAGACAATCCCGATGATGAGCTGCTGGCTTTACGTGCGTTTAAAAAGTCAAAGATCAGTCATCGGGTCGAAGTGGCTCGTGATGGCAGTGAAGCTGTGAATTACCTTTTCAGGATGGATGAGAGCCAATCCCTGCCAAAAGTTGTACTACTGGATCTGAAGTTGCCGAAAATGAGTGGTTTGGATGTATTGAAAGCGATACGTGAATACCCGCGCACCCAGCTGTTGCCTGTGGTGGTGCTCACCTCTTCCGACGAACAACGGGATATGGTAGAGAGTTACCGGTTAGGCGCGAACAGCTTCATCAGAAAGCCGGTGGATTTCACCCAGTTTACCGATCTGATTCGTCAGTTGGTGGCCTATTGGATGACAATGAATATGACACCGGGGAATTGCTGA